In one window of Paraflavitalea soli DNA:
- a CDS encoding SusC/RagA family TonB-linked outer membrane protein, protein MLLSVAGSAQQVLPSQQRLITISRNNVPLETIFSAIESKTVYRFIYDPALLINARRVSLHVTKATIEEVTAIIFADQPFSYKFTNESVQLLPKSAGTVAPPATIAIKGRIITKTSEPIPSATIMALRSRQQTATGEDGTFQLENLLPGDSLIVSSVSYETGGIRLTGKPDLLITLELLAKELSEVVATGYQKQKVGEFTGSFSKVNNELLNYKVGTNVLDRLNGIASGVLFNANIQPGDPTNPSSISIRGRSTIFANPEPLIILDNFPYTGDVGNINPNDIESITILKDAAAASIWGALAANGVIVITSKTGKYNQDIKLSFNTNVTVGEKPNLYYEPIMSSNDYIDVEQFLFKNDHYLGREANPQHPALSPAVEIMIQERDGLISSPKATSLLNTLRQQDRRKDEEQYLYRHSINQQYALSASGGGKQNQYYFSAGYDKNLSSQVGNQYDRITLNANNTYAWWKRKLELTTGIIFSATQGRNTTISFGSRYPYNQLADANGQPMALYTTLRKSYIDTAGGGQLLDWNYRPLDELRLANDKTIVTDYRINAGLKYSIIPGLNANILYQYNKGFSEERNLHSRQSFFTRDLINQYTQINGSSITTPIPYGDILDKYNNTYQAHNVRVQADYTHRWNAQHAFNAFAGAEVRSFANQFTSTRMYGYDPDRLTSIPVNYTATFPQYSSPSSEARIPYQDKTRTTTDRYLSYFVNAAYTLHQRYILSASARKDESNIFGVKANQKGVPLWSAGLSWEISKEAFFHQSHWLPYLRLRLTHGYNGNVDRKVSAFTTAIIQNQNNWGATSGDIINPPNPALRWEQVRMSNIGIDFSSLHNTIGGSIEYYSRKAEDLIGNSPLDPTTGNPLFRGNTANMKGHGIDITLQTQNINKKDWKWMSTILFSHTVDEITEYKVQQNVIGVYLISDLLNPLKGKPVYAVYSLQWMGLDTLGDPQGWLGDKKSKDYGAIRNSSDFNNLLYNGPANPTFFGSVRNTINWKQLQLSFNITWKAGYYFRRTSINYNELFNSSASGHTDFSLRWQKPGDENNTYVPSMQYPNNILRDLFYQYSSILVEKGDHVRLQDIRLSYNCSQQMLQRLPIQDLQFYLYANNIGILWRANHQDIDPDNIGGYPAPRTIAAGIKIDFK, encoded by the coding sequence TTGCTTTTGAGCGTCGCCGGATCAGCTCAACAGGTTCTTCCTTCCCAACAACGACTGATCACTATTTCCCGGAATAATGTACCGCTCGAAACTATCTTTTCAGCCATTGAAAGCAAAACAGTTTACCGGTTTATTTATGATCCTGCCCTACTCATTAATGCGAGAAGGGTGAGCCTGCATGTAACAAAGGCCACCATAGAGGAAGTGACTGCCATTATTTTTGCTGACCAGCCTTTTAGCTATAAGTTTACGAATGAAAGCGTGCAGCTTTTACCAAAGAGTGCCGGCACCGTTGCCCCTCCTGCAACAATCGCGATCAAAGGAAGGATCATTACCAAAACGAGCGAACCCATTCCCAGCGCTACGATCATGGCGCTCCGTAGCAGGCAGCAAACCGCTACTGGTGAGGATGGAACATTCCAGCTTGAAAACCTGTTGCCTGGTGACAGCCTTATTGTGAGCAGTGTGAGTTATGAGACCGGGGGGATCAGGCTAACCGGCAAACCCGATCTTTTGATCACCCTGGAACTACTGGCCAAGGAATTATCAGAAGTGGTAGCCACCGGCTACCAAAAACAAAAGGTGGGTGAATTCACAGGATCCTTTTCCAAAGTAAACAATGAATTGTTGAACTATAAGGTAGGCACCAATGTGCTGGACCGGCTCAATGGCATAGCCAGCGGCGTATTGTTCAATGCTAATATTCAACCCGGCGACCCTACCAATCCATCAAGCATCAGCATACGCGGCCGGAGCACCATTTTCGCCAATCCCGAACCACTGATCATCCTGGATAATTTTCCCTATACAGGTGATGTAGGTAATATTAATCCCAACGATATTGAAAGCATCACCATACTAAAGGATGCAGCCGCTGCTTCCATCTGGGGAGCGCTCGCTGCCAATGGGGTAATTGTTATTACTTCCAAAACGGGCAAATACAACCAGGACATCAAACTTTCTTTCAACACCAATGTAACGGTAGGCGAAAAACCAAACCTGTACTATGAGCCCATTATGAGCTCCAACGATTATATCGACGTAGAGCAGTTCCTGTTTAAGAACGATCATTACCTGGGGCGGGAAGCCAATCCCCAACATCCAGCTTTATCGCCCGCCGTAGAAATTATGATCCAGGAGCGGGATGGGCTGATCTCTTCTCCGAAAGCCACCAGCCTGCTGAATACTTTGCGGCAGCAGGACAGACGTAAAGATGAGGAACAATATTTATATCGCCACAGTATCAACCAGCAATATGCGCTGAGCGCCAGTGGAGGCGGCAAGCAGAACCAGTATTATTTTTCAGCCGGGTACGATAAAAACCTGAGCAGCCAGGTGGGCAACCAATACGATCGTATTACCCTGAATGCTAACAATACCTATGCCTGGTGGAAGCGGAAATTGGAACTCACTACAGGGATCATTTTTTCGGCCACCCAGGGACGTAATACTACCATTAGTTTTGGAAGTCGCTATCCCTATAACCAACTGGCAGATGCCAACGGCCAACCCATGGCGCTTTATACTACCCTGCGCAAATCCTATATTGATACTGCCGGTGGTGGCCAACTGCTGGACTGGAATTACCGGCCACTGGATGAACTACGGCTGGCGAATGATAAAACGATCGTTACCGACTACCGCATCAATGCCGGGTTGAAATATTCCATTATCCCCGGCTTGAACGCCAATATACTCTATCAATACAATAAGGGGTTTTCAGAAGAGCGGAACCTGCATAGCCGGCAATCGTTTTTCACCCGCGACCTGATTAACCAATATACACAAATCAATGGATCATCCATCACCACACCGATACCCTATGGTGATATCCTCGACAAGTATAATAACACTTACCAGGCACACAATGTACGGGTGCAGGCCGATTATACCCATCGTTGGAATGCACAACATGCCTTCAATGCTTTTGCGGGCGCAGAAGTAAGAAGCTTCGCCAATCAATTTACAAGTACTCGCATGTATGGATACGATCCGGACCGGCTCACCAGCATACCGGTCAATTATACGGCCACCTTTCCACAGTATTCCAGCCCGTCGTCGGAAGCCAGGATACCCTACCAGGACAAAACCCGCACTACTACCGACCGCTACCTCTCTTATTTTGTGAATGCCGCCTATACGCTTCACCAGCGTTATATCCTATCGGCCAGCGCCCGCAAAGATGAATCGAATATTTTTGGAGTAAAGGCCAACCAAAAGGGCGTGCCGCTCTGGAGCGCCGGCCTGAGCTGGGAGATCAGCAAGGAAGCTTTTTTTCATCAGTCCCATTGGCTTCCCTATCTGCGACTACGCCTTACACATGGTTATAATGGCAATGTAGACAGAAAGGTATCAGCCTTTACCACTGCCATCATCCAGAATCAAAATAACTGGGGTGCTACCAGCGGAGACATTATCAACCCGCCCAACCCGGCCCTGCGCTGGGAGCAGGTGCGCATGAGTAATATTGGCATTGATTTTTCCAGCCTTCACAATACCATCGGTGGCAGTATTGAATATTATTCCCGCAAAGCCGAAGACCTGATCGGCAATAGTCCGCTTGACCCAACTACCGGCAATCCGCTTTTTCGGGGTAATACGGCCAATATGAAGGGGCATGGCATTGACATAACCCTCCAAACACAAAACATCAACAAAAAAGACTGGAAGTGGATGAGCACTATCCTCTTTAGCCATACGGTGGATGAAATAACAGAATACAAAGTTCAGCAAAACGTTATAGGTGTTTACCTGATTTCAGATCTTCTTAACCCGTTGAAAGGAAAGCCCGTATATGCCGTGTATAGTTTACAATGGATGGGGCTTGATACACTGGGCGATCCGCAGGGATGGCTAGGCGATAAAAAGAGCAAAGATTATGGTGCCATCCGCAATTCTTCCGATTTCAACAACCTGCTATACAACGGTCCAGCCAATCCCACCTTCTTTGGCAGTGTACGTAATACCATTAATTGGAAGCAACTCCAACTTTCCTTTAATATTACCTGGAAGGCCGGTTATTATTTCAGGAGGACATCCATTAATTACAATGAGCTATTCAATTCAAGCGCCAGCGGTCATACTGATTTTAGCTTGCGCTGGCAAAAGCCAGGTGACGAAAACAACACTTATGTTCCCTCCATGCAATATCCCAATAATATTTTACGCGATCTTTTTTACCAATATTCCAGTATCCTGGTGGAAAAGGGAGATCATGTACGCCTGCAGGATATCAGGTTGAGCTATAATTGCAGTCAACAAATGCTCCAAAGGCTTCCCATCCAGGATTTACAATTCTATCTATATGCCAATAACATCGGCATCTTGTGGAGGGCGAATCATCAGGATATTGATCCGGATAATATTGGCGGTTACCCTGCGCCACGCACCATTGCTGCTGGCATCAAAATAGATTTCAAATAA
- a CDS encoding RagB/SusD family nutrient uptake outer membrane protein, which translates to MNSIQKLYRVLCIAALAMAISCHKKEFLEAKPDSDLFVPTTLEDCQALLDNEDIMNETPVLGELSADNFYLPYAFWRGLNTKEKNAYRWLPATFDGLTGDISDWNAPYKQVFYANVILEALSHLPITAANEGNWRAIKGAALFARAHAFYQVAQVFAPVYNPNSPGEKLGIPLRLTPGVDEKSVRSSVHQTYSRILTDLLEAGSLLPAEIPFNNRNRSSRPAAFALLARTYLSMDNYPRAKVYADSCLLLHNTLIRYDTLNTQINNPFNKFNIETIYQSRFVTTNVLRGITVSNCIVDTNLYRSYAANDLRSVIFYRIHSSGNINPKIGYTGINQLFTGLATDEVYLIRAECLARMGHVQEAMDDLNALLKNRWRANSFVPFAAATADIALQKIMEERRKELPFRGLRWTDLRRLNKNGANITLKRMLDNPYQLAPGDLRYTLLFPPDVMNLSNMEQNPR; encoded by the coding sequence ATGAATAGTATACAAAAGCTTTACCGGGTTCTTTGTATTGCTGCCCTGGCAATGGCCATCAGTTGCCATAAAAAAGAGTTCCTGGAAGCCAAACCCGATAGTGACCTGTTTGTACCTACAACTTTGGAAGATTGCCAGGCCCTGCTGGACAATGAGGACATTATGAATGAAACCCCGGTGCTGGGTGAACTCTCGGCCGACAATTTCTACTTACCTTATGCCTTCTGGCGTGGCCTGAATACCAAAGAAAAAAATGCTTATAGGTGGCTGCCTGCTACTTTTGATGGTTTAACAGGTGATATCAGCGACTGGAACGCTCCTTATAAACAGGTATTTTATGCCAATGTAATACTGGAGGCCCTGAGTCACCTACCCATCACAGCTGCTAATGAAGGTAACTGGAGGGCTATTAAGGGCGCGGCGCTTTTTGCCCGGGCCCATGCTTTTTACCAGGTAGCGCAGGTCTTTGCCCCCGTCTATAACCCCAATAGCCCTGGCGAAAAACTGGGTATTCCCTTGCGGCTTACACCAGGCGTAGATGAAAAATCTGTGCGCTCTTCTGTACACCAAACCTATAGCAGGATCCTTACAGATCTGCTGGAAGCCGGCAGTCTGTTGCCCGCAGAAATTCCTTTCAATAACCGCAACAGATCATCCAGGCCAGCTGCCTTTGCGTTGCTGGCCAGGACTTACCTGAGCATGGACAATTATCCCCGTGCCAAGGTGTATGCAGACAGTTGTTTGCTATTGCACAATACCCTCATCAGGTATGATACCCTGAATACACAGATAAATAATCCCTTCAATAAATTCAATATAGAGACCATTTACCAAAGCAGGTTTGTGACCACCAATGTGTTGCGGGGTATTACCGTAAGCAATTGTATTGTGGATACCAACCTGTATCGCTCCTATGCGGCCAATGACCTGCGCAGTGTTATTTTTTACCGCATCCATAGTTCCGGCAATATTAATCCCAAGATCGGTTATACCGGCATCAATCAATTGTTTACCGGCCTGGCTACCGATGAAGTATACCTTATACGGGCAGAATGCCTGGCGCGCATGGGCCATGTACAGGAAGCTATGGATGATCTGAATGCCCTGCTGAAGAACCGGTGGAGGGCCAATAGCTTTGTACCCTTTGCTGCCGCTACTGCGGATATCGCCTTGCAGAAAATTATGGAGGAGAGAAGAAAAGAACTGCCTTTTCGCGGCCTGCGCTGGACGGACCTGCGGCGGCTCAATAAAAATGGGGCCAATATCACCTTGAAGCGTATGCTCGATAACCCTTATCAACTGGCTCCCGGCGATCTGCGCTATACTTTATTATTCCCACCAGATGTGATGAATCTGAGCAATATGGAGCAAAATCCGCGGTAA
- a CDS encoding DUF6520 family protein, which produces MKKMKFSLMGLALVAALTSAFATRPDCLTCQTAQQYHLNNGVYEAQGVFGLDYDCDPDTIICTYYHPVGQPNVFAACRMGIWIDMHSSRASK; this is translated from the coding sequence ATGAAGAAGATGAAATTTTCGCTCATGGGGCTGGCCCTGGTCGCCGCCCTTACCAGCGCCTTTGCTACAAGGCCAGATTGTTTAACCTGTCAGACTGCTCAGCAATACCATTTGAATAATGGAGTGTATGAGGCGCAGGGAGTTTTTGGATTGGATTATGATTGCGATCCTGATACCATCATTTGTACCTACTATCATCCTGTGGGGCAACCCAATGTATTTGCAGCCTGCAGGATGGGTATCTGGATCGATATGCACAGCAGCCGGGCTTCAAAATAA
- a CDS encoding MauE/DoxX family redox-associated membrane protein has product MKRKIVIEILSSLLILLFVYTGVSKWLDFKTFTGQMNNQPLPNWMTPILVWTLPAVEIIISGFLMFDKTQLIGFRASLVLMLLFTLYTLLVLLKTFGRIPCSCGGVIENLSWPQHLVFNLFFVGVALAGMILKRKEKLKIS; this is encoded by the coding sequence ATGAAACGAAAGATTGTAATTGAGATACTATCGTCCTTGTTGATCCTGCTTTTTGTGTACACGGGTGTAAGCAAGTGGCTCGACTTCAAAACTTTTACGGGGCAAATGAACAACCAGCCTTTGCCCAACTGGATGACACCCATACTCGTCTGGACGCTCCCCGCCGTAGAGATCATTATTTCAGGTTTTTTAATGTTTGATAAAACACAACTCATCGGTTTCCGCGCGTCACTGGTACTAATGCTATTGTTCACACTATATACATTGCTGGTATTGCTAAAGACATTTGGCAGAATTCCTTGTTCCTGCGGCGGCGTAATAGAAAACCTGTCATGGCCCCAGCATTTAGTATTCAACCTCTTCTTCGTAGGGGTAGCGCTGGCAGGTATGATCCTCAAAAGAAAAGAGAAGCTGAAAATTTCATAA
- a CDS encoding SET domain-containing protein → MALLDKQLRVKTSTIPGAGKGLFTQKPIAKGTRIVEYKGKASTWKDVNHDEGNNGYIYYVSRNFVLDAQHDKTALARYANDARGIGRVKGITNNCTYVTEGNRVFIEAARDIPAGGEILVSYGPEYWQVIKHNMKVDADAEKERLKKAKRAKAGKTTPTKTKAKKKTTSRTTRRSTSLANA, encoded by the coding sequence ATGGCACTACTTGACAAGCAACTAAGAGTTAAAACATCCACTATTCCCGGAGCAGGTAAAGGACTTTTCACGCAAAAACCTATCGCGAAAGGAACTCGTATTGTTGAATACAAAGGGAAAGCTTCCACATGGAAAGATGTGAACCATGATGAAGGCAACAACGGCTATATCTATTATGTAAGCCGCAACTTTGTACTGGATGCACAACACGACAAAACAGCACTGGCACGCTATGCCAATGATGCCCGCGGCATTGGCCGGGTAAAAGGCATCACCAACAACTGCACCTATGTGACTGAAGGCAACCGGGTATTTATTGAAGCTGCCAGGGACATTCCTGCCGGCGGAGAAATACTGGTGAGCTATGGCCCTGAATACTGGCAGGTAATTAAACATAACATGAAGGTTGACGCGGATGCTGAAAAAGAGCGACTGAAAAAGGCGAAACGTGCAAAAGCAGGCAAAACCACTCCCACCAAAACGAAGGCTAAAAAGAAAACCACCAGCCGCACTACCAGGAGGTCTACATCGCTTGCTAACGCCTGA
- a CDS encoding YdcF family protein — protein MITNEVIALAQELWDYHHMQHEPQKADCIFALGSHDLRVANRAAELYLQGWAPLLIFSGGLGNLTKSIWTETEADQFAAIAIEMGVPADAILVENESTNTGENILFTQELLQERGLDPQSFIVVQKPYMERRSYATFKKHWPDKQLLVTSPQISFKDYPTDDIPLERVIHVMVGDLQRIKIYPAKGFQIYQEIPDNIWKAYERLVELGFDKHLAR, from the coding sequence ATGATCACCAACGAAGTCATAGCACTGGCGCAGGAGCTTTGGGACTACCACCATATGCAGCATGAACCCCAAAAGGCTGATTGCATTTTTGCCTTGGGCAGTCATGACCTGCGGGTGGCCAACAGGGCTGCCGAACTTTACCTGCAAGGATGGGCGCCCCTGCTCATCTTCTCCGGCGGCCTCGGCAATCTTACGAAGTCTATCTGGACGGAAACAGAGGCCGACCAGTTTGCCGCTATTGCCATAGAAATGGGGGTTCCTGCCGATGCGATTCTGGTAGAAAATGAATCGACCAATACGGGTGAGAATATCTTATTTACGCAGGAATTGCTGCAGGAGCGCGGATTGGATCCCCAATCTTTTATTGTGGTACAGAAACCCTATATGGAACGCAGGAGTTATGCCACCTTTAAAAAGCACTGGCCTGATAAGCAACTGCTGGTAACCTCCCCTCAAATATCCTTCAAGGACTACCCTACTGATGATATCCCTCTCGAAAGAGTGATCCATGTAATGGTGGGCGACCTGCAACGCATTAAAATATATCCTGCCAAAGGATTCCAGATCTACCAGGAAATACCCGACAACATTTGGAAAGCCTATGAGCGCCTGGTAGAACTGGGATTTGACAAGCACCTGGCCAGGTAA
- a CDS encoding gamma-glutamyltransferase family protein, with the protein MRHLCLSFFFGAIYCFSFAQETQKPPLHGKHWMAITGKPLAATAGSMIFQRGGNAVDAACAMLAATCTMWDVLSWGGETQALIYNPKTKKVIALNAMGVAPTGATAAFFKSKGYNFPPEYGPLAATTPGTPGGICYMLAAYGTMSLKEVLAPAMQLAAGYPIEAQTANSIERGKARIKEWPYSKAVFLTHAGENREAPEAGEIFVQKDLLATLQKMVDAEQAALKQKKSRQEAIMAAYDRFYKGDIAKEFVRGSQEQGGLITLEDLARWKPLWEEPLQTSYKGIDVYKLQQWTQGPMLLQSLNILENFDLKSMGYNSTQYIHTLYQAMNLAFADRDFYYGDPYKAPEEPIKGLLSKAYAKERAKLINPTANNDKAGPGDPYPFEGKTNPYIELLKQRGFPIDTNSSRNFLPAHDTRTGMPTPGSVPASDVAAATPPQEAVDADYLDRLWRGTTSVEAADEQGWVVSITPSGGWLPACIAGKTGVGMSQRMQSFVLDADLNPFNVVQPGQRPRVTLTPSIALKDGKPFLSFAVQGGDTQDQNLLQCFLNVVEFGMTAQQASEAANINSNQLWLSLGGTKTADRQPKPGHLLLHDSTPAATREALRKMGYTLTFDDRTSGPINLIFFDWKHSSFWGGSSNHGEDYGIGW; encoded by the coding sequence ATGAGACACCTGTGCCTTTCCTTTTTCTTTGGTGCTATTTATTGCTTTTCATTTGCCCAGGAAACCCAAAAACCTCCCTTGCATGGTAAACACTGGATGGCTATCACAGGCAAACCGCTGGCTGCCACAGCCGGCAGCATGATCTTCCAACGGGGTGGTAATGCAGTTGACGCAGCCTGCGCTATGCTGGCTGCCACCTGTACCATGTGGGATGTATTAAGCTGGGGTGGCGAAACACAGGCACTGATCTATAATCCCAAAACAAAGAAAGTGATTGCCCTGAATGCCATGGGCGTAGCCCCCACCGGCGCTACCGCTGCATTCTTCAAAAGCAAAGGCTACAACTTTCCTCCTGAATATGGTCCGTTGGCCGCTACTACGCCTGGTACACCGGGCGGCATTTGTTACATGCTGGCGGCTTATGGCACCATGAGCCTGAAAGAGGTGTTGGCGCCGGCCATGCAGTTGGCAGCCGGCTATCCGATTGAAGCACAAACAGCGAATAGTATTGAAAGAGGTAAAGCACGCATCAAAGAATGGCCTTATAGTAAAGCCGTTTTTCTAACGCATGCTGGCGAAAACAGGGAGGCGCCGGAAGCCGGAGAAATATTTGTACAAAAGGACCTGCTGGCGACTTTACAAAAAATGGTGGATGCGGAGCAGGCCGCTCTGAAACAAAAGAAAAGCAGGCAGGAAGCCATCATGGCGGCTTATGACCGTTTCTACAAAGGAGATATCGCCAAAGAATTTGTAAGGGGCAGCCAGGAACAGGGAGGATTGATCACCCTGGAAGATCTGGCGCGGTGGAAACCGCTGTGGGAAGAGCCATTGCAAACAAGTTATAAAGGCATCGACGTATACAAGCTGCAGCAATGGACACAAGGGCCGATGTTGTTGCAAAGCCTGAACATACTGGAGAATTTTGATCTGAAGAGCATGGGATACAACAGTACCCAATACATCCATACCTTGTATCAGGCGATGAACCTGGCTTTTGCCGACCGGGATTTTTATTACGGCGATCCGTACAAAGCACCGGAAGAACCCATCAAAGGACTACTCAGCAAAGCCTATGCAAAAGAGCGCGCTAAGCTGATCAACCCCACTGCCAATAATGATAAAGCTGGCCCGGGAGATCCCTATCCCTTCGAAGGAAAAACAAATCCCTATATCGAATTGCTGAAACAAAGGGGCTTTCCCATCGATACCAATAGCAGCCGCAACTTTTTGCCGGCACATGATACAAGAACAGGCATGCCAACACCTGGTAGTGTACCTGCTAGTGATGTAGCAGCAGCCACTCCTCCACAGGAGGCTGTTGATGCAGACTACCTGGACCGCCTGTGGCGGGGCACTACTTCCGTAGAGGCTGCCGATGAACAGGGCTGGGTAGTGTCTATTACGCCCAGCGGAGGCTGGCTGCCAGCCTGTATTGCCGGAAAAACGGGTGTAGGCATGAGCCAGCGTATGCAAAGTTTTGTACTGGACGCCGACCTGAATCCTTTCAACGTAGTGCAACCGGGACAAAGACCCAGGGTCACACTCACTCCTTCCATAGCGCTGAAAGATGGTAAACCTTTTTTATCATTTGCTGTACAGGGAGGAGATACACAGGATCAAAACCTGCTGCAGTGTTTCCTCAATGTGGTAGAGTTTGGTATGACTGCCCAACAGGCATCGGAAGCAGCCAATATCAACAGCAATCAACTCTGGTTATCCCTGGGCGGTACCAAAACAGCAGACCGGCAACCTAAGCCGGGCCACCTGCTGCTCCATGACTCCACGCCGGCAGCAACACGCGAAGCACTCCGCAAAATGGGCTATACGCTCACCTTCGATGACCGTACCAGCGGCCCTATCAACCTGATCTTCTTCGATTGGAAGCATAGCAGTTTCTGGGGAGGAAGCAGTAATCATGGAGAGGATTATGGAATAGGATGGTAA
- a CDS encoding D-2-hydroxyacid dehydrogenase: MIAFVYRQLNDNANRYLAAHLPEGIQPVFRTALKPDEYQQAFRQADFILGNPPRDWFSNLPQQLKFWQLSSAGFSEYEGMSAPVPTANMGDFFARPCAETIVGGVLAFYRGIHELTRLQLKKDWQGEKLRTSLRLLGDQQAIVLGAGAIGKRVKEMLLGFGCPVMMMARTNPSAEIHSREELMKALPQTTLVINTLPGSADQFVTADMLEALPPQAVYASVGRGETTDEQALIAALRAGKLAGAVLDVTEEEPLPADSPLWQMEHVILTQHTGGGKSDELIGIAQQFINNLQRFLNQQSLIDPIELSRGY, encoded by the coding sequence ATGATAGCTTTTGTATACAGGCAATTGAATGACAATGCAAACCGATACCTGGCAGCCCATCTTCCGGAAGGTATACAACCTGTATTTCGTACGGCACTCAAGCCGGATGAATATCAGCAGGCGTTCAGGCAGGCAGATTTTATACTGGGCAATCCGCCCCGCGACTGGTTTAGTAACTTACCTCAACAGCTTAAATTCTGGCAGCTCTCTTCTGCTGGTTTTAGTGAATATGAAGGCATGTCGGCTCCGGTGCCTACGGCCAATATGGGCGACTTCTTTGCCCGCCCCTGTGCCGAGACCATCGTGGGCGGTGTGCTGGCTTTTTATCGGGGTATACACGAGCTTACCAGGCTGCAGTTAAAGAAGGACTGGCAGGGCGAAAAACTCAGGACCTCGCTACGGCTGTTGGGCGATCAGCAGGCGATTGTATTGGGAGCCGGCGCCATTGGTAAGCGTGTAAAGGAAATGTTGCTGGGCTTTGGCTGCCCGGTGATGATGATGGCCCGTACCAATCCTTCGGCTGAAATACATTCAAGGGAAGAGTTGATGAAAGCCCTTCCGCAAACCACCCTGGTGATCAATACCCTGCCTGGCAGTGCGGATCAATTTGTAACAGCCGATATGCTGGAAGCGCTGCCGCCGCAGGCTGTATATGCCAGTGTGGGTAGGGGGGAAACGACGGATGAACAAGCGCTCATCGCCGCCTTGCGTGCCGGCAAACTAGCGGGTGCGGTGCTGGATGTGACGGAGGAAGAGCCGCTACCTGCCGATAGCCCTTTGTGGCAGATGGAGCATGTGATACTTACCCAACACACGGGCGGCGGAAAATCCGATGAGCTTATAGGTATAGCCCAACAATTTATTAATAATCTCCAACGCTTTCTGAACCAACAGTCATTGATTGATCCTATTGAGTTGTCAAGGGGTTATTGA